The Fimbriiglobus ruber genomic sequence CCCGCAGCCGCACCACAGCCGGCGCCGGTCGAGAAGGATAAGTAAGCGTGCATGCGACGGGAAGGGGGCGGGTGGCTTCAAGCCACCCGGCCCCCTTCGCTTTTACGCACAGACGCCGTCAACACCGTCGGCGCTCATCAGGCGCGACACGGCCGCGAGCGGGATCATGGCCCAGGCCGGGCGGACCGCCAGGTCGTAATCCACTTCGTGCAATGCCCGTTCGAGCATCAACGTGTTGAGCAACTTGGCGCGTGCGGCCACCGTTTCCGGCAGCAGCACGGGCGGGATCGCCGCTAGGTAAGCGTTCACGAACTCCCTGGCGACCCGCGTCCGCCAGGCGTCCGCCCACGGGGTTAAGGTCGCCACATCTTCCGGGCGCACCAGGCCCGGGGTTCGCCCGCGGCCGTTCGACAAACCGTACAGGGCGGTACCGACCGCATAATCGAGCGACCGGATCAACGAGGCCACGTCCATGAGCGGAGACCGCTTGATCCGCCGCTCGCCGGTCGTCCGGCTGGCGTCGCCTTCGAAGTCGACCAGGATGAAGTCCTTGCCCGTGTACATGAGCCGGCCGAGGTGGTAATCCCCGTGGCACCGGATGCGGGAGCCGGTGATGGCGGGATCGAGTACGTCCCGGACCTTGTGCGACAGATTCTGGTCGTCGATTCCCGCGGCGGCTGCCCGAACCGCGTCGGGCCAGTCGGCGCCCGGCTGCTTGAGGCGGCCGCAGACGCCTGCCGCCAGCGTTCGGAGCGACTGGTAAAGCGACCGACGGTAGGTCCGCGTGAACGGCTCGGGAGCCCGCGTCGGTACCGTGTCGTCGGCCGCGAGGACGGCGTGCAGTGCGGCCGTCCGCTCGCCCAGGAGCCGCGCGGTCACCAGCGACGGGCCGACCAGTTCCTGCCACTCGGTCGTCGCGTCCCGCCGCTCGGGGTCGGGCCGCTCCCCGAACAACGGGGCGGGCGGCGGTGGCACCGGCGGCTGCTCCTTGGACAACGCCGCCACCCGCTCGAAGAATCGGCTCAACTGATCGAGGACGAGTTGCCACGCGTCGCCCTGGTGCGGGATGTATCCGCGGAGAACCGCGAGCGTGATCGGCTCACCCCCACCGCGCCGCCGGTATTCCACGTACCCGACCAGCGGGGCGATCCCGGTGAACTGGCGGTCGGCCAGGTATCGTCCGATTTCCAGGTCCGGGTTCGTTCCGTCTTCGATCCGCCGGTACGTTTTCAAAACGAGTCGGTTGCCGAATGTGACGGTCAGGTTGTCGTAGTGCCCGTGAACCAGGACCGGCGGCCCTTCCCCCGGTTCCGCCTGAGCCAGATTTTCAAAGCCCGGCAGCGGGACGGCGACGAGGAACCCGTTCGGGGTCGGGAACGACTGCCCGGCGGCGACCGCGTGGGGCAGGGCGGTCGCGTATTCGGGTAACGCGATCGGTTCGCAAATCACTCCGGGGTGCGGGCCGCGAACCCGCGCGATGCCGACGCGGGCGAGCGGCGCGAGCATCGTTTCGGCTCGATCTTCCGGCACGAACGTCATGGGTATGGAGATGATTTCGGGCAGTCTCGACTGGTATTCGATCCGCACTGTCACCATTCGCACTTTCAGCCCGGCGATGCCCGTCGACAGGGTGCTCAGGATGCGGCACCCGGTGATTTCACCCCGGACGTGCCCGGCGCGGCGGCCGTTGAGAACATCGGGAAGCACCCGCTCCAGGTCGTCGCGGCCGGGCCCTTCGACCAACTCGGTCCAGTCGTCGGCGACTCTCAGGGTCGGGAGTGCGGCGGCCGGCTCGACCGCCGCCGGTCCGCCGGGGGCGCGAGTGGCGGCGGAGAGCGAGAACCAGAAGAACCCGTGTGGCCCGAGCGTCAGCGGGTACGGGGCGTCCCCGACCGCGGGAAAGAGACTCCGCCCAAAGACCTCTTCAGGAACGATGCCGCGGAAATCGCGGAGGTCGATCGCGGCGTGTTGCACGAACCGCGACAGGTTGGCTACTACCAGTACGCACTCGGATTCAAATTTGCGCACGAACGCGAGGACTTTCGAGTTGTTCGCGGACACGAAATCGGTCGTCCCGCGGCCGAACGCGGTGAACCGTTTCCGCTGGGCGATCAGCCGTTTCATCCACCACAAGAGCGACGACGGGTTATTCTGTTGGGCCTCGACGTTGACGGCTTCGTAATGGAATTCGGGGTCGATGTTGATCGGCAGGTAGAGCTTCTGGGGGTTCGCCCGGCTGAACCCGGCGTTCCGGTCCGCGCTCCACTGCATCGGCGTCCGGACGCCGTTGCGGTCGCCGAGGTAAATGTTGTCGCCCATGCCGATTTCGTCGCCGTAATAGACGACCGGCGTTCCGGGCAACGAAAACAACAAGGCGTTGAGCAGTTCAATCCGCCGGCGGTCGCTGCGGACGAGCGGGGCGAGCCGGTGCCGGATGCCGAGGAAGATGCGGGCCTGGCGTTCCTGGGCGTACGCCCGATACATGTAGTCCCGCTCCTCGTCCGTCACCATCGCCAGCGTCATTTCGTCGTGGTTCCGCAAGAACAGGCACCACTGGCAGGTATCCGGGATGGCCGGGGTCTGCGCGAACACGTCGACGATCGGAAAGCGGTCCTCCTGCTGCAACGCCATGAATAGCCGCGGCATCAGCGGGAAGTGGAACGCCATTTGGCACTCGTCGCCGGTGCCGAAGTAGTCGACCGCTTCTTCCGGCCAGACGTTCGCCTCAGCCAGGAACATCTTGTCCGGGAATCGGTCGTCCACGTGCTTTCGTAACGCTTTCAGGAAGGCGTGCGTCTCGGGTAGGTTTTCGCAGGCGGTCCCGTCCCGCTCGTACAGGTAGGGGACTGCGTCGAGCCGCATCCCGTCTACGCCCAAGCCGAACCAGAAATCCACGACGGGGAAGATCGCGTCCCAGACGGCCGGGTTGTCGTAGTTGAGGTCGGGCTGATGGCTGTAGAAGCGGTGCCAGACGTATTGCTTGGCGACCGGGTCCCAGGTCCAGTTCGACGTTTCGAAGCCGGGGAAGATGATCGGCACGCCCGGGTATTTGTCCGGCGTATCGCTCCAGACGTAGAAGTCGCGGTCCGGGTGGCCGAGCGGCGCCCGGCGGGCCCGCTGGAACCACGGGTGCTGATCGGACGTGTGATTGATAACCAGTTCCGTGATGACGCGGATACCCCGTCGGTGGGCTTCAGCCAGGAAGGTTTTGAATTCGTCCAGCGAGCCGTACTGCGGGTTGACGGTGGTGTAATCCGCGATGTCGTACCCGTCGTCCTTCAGCGGCGACGGGTAGAACGGGAGCAGCCAGATGGCCGTCACCCCGAGGTCTTCGAGGTAGTCGAGTTTCTTCGTCAACCCGTCGAAATCGCCCACGCCGTCGCCGTCGCCGTCGTGGAAGGCCCGGACGTGGACCTCGTAGATAATCGCGTCTTTGTACCAGAGTGCGTCGGAGGACATCGGTGTCGTGTGCCTCGGTGGTAAATCCTGTCACCCGGAGAGCGCGTCGTGCGGTCGCCACGCAGCATCGTCGCGAAAGCACCCGCCCGTCGTCAATCCACTTTGCCCGAGGGGGCGTCGGTCGGCAGAGTATACTTGCGTTCGATGGCGGCCCGGATCTCGGCCCGGCTGTCTTTCGCGGACGTGTCGCCCGTCTCGATCGTCGCGACCTCGTCCGCCAGGGCCGGGTCTTTCACCTTCGACCGCAGCCATTGCGAGTACTCGTTGTTGCCCCGGTGGAATTCCCAGGTGTCGTCGTCGACCCCGTTGGCGAGTTGGAGAAACGTGACCAGGTTGTGAGCTTTGAGGTTCAACTTGCCCGCCGGGCCGCGGAAGTAGAAACTGCGATCGGCCCCGAGATTTCCTTCGGAATACTTACGCAGGTGCCGTTTCCGTTCCGTCTTGGGCCGCTCGCTGTGGACGACCACTGTTTCGTTTGCCCCGCGCCGCCACAGGACGGCGTCGCCCGACGGCAGCTTGTCGACCTCAATCACATCCGGGACGGGATCGCCGGACGCGGTGCAGAACTCCCGGACCGTCTTGGCCGGTTCGCCGCCGACGGCCAGAAGCGTGTTCACGAACCGGAGAACCGGCGGCGACAAACTCCCCGGATGGACCGTAATGAATAGCGCACCGGGGACGAAATCGGGCAGGGTGTGGCCGGTCGGCTCCCAGTTCGTCGGGATCAGGTGGTGGGCTTCGTCCACCACGATCCAGTGCGGCCGGCCGGTCCGCGTTCGCAGTTCGAGCAAGCGGGAGAGGAGTTCGGCGAAGTAAGCCGGGCGGTGATCGAGGGCGATGCCGAGCAAGTTTACCGCCGCGTTACGAGCCGGGTCGCGGAGGAGGTCGAGAACCTCGTCTGCCAGCGGAGCCCGCTCCGGGCTGCCGAGGGCGACCGCGAAATCGAGGGTCGAGTAGTCGCCCTCCGGGTCGATGACGACGAACTGGTGGCCGCTCGCCGCGAGCCGCTCCAGTAAACCGGTCGTGAGGGTCGACTTGCCGCTCCCCGAGGTGCCGCAGACCATGACGCTGCCGTCAGACGCGTCGACGCCCTCATCCCCACCGCCTTCCCGGTCGCCGATCCGCGTCCGGTGGCGGGTGAGGCGGACGTCCGCCAGGTCGTTGTCGATGATGCGGCCGATCAACTCCGAGACGCCGGCTCCGTGGTCTTTGGCGGTGACGATGTCGGCCCGTTCTTGCACCGGTGGCAAGGCGTTGGATACCGCGACCGCGCACTCGCAAGCGGCCAGGAACGCGTGGTCGTTCTCCGCGTCACCCGCGCCCACGACGTTGTGGGCGGATAAGCCCAATTCGGTCAGTGCGGCGGCGAGTCCGGTCGCCTTGTTGACGCCGGACGGCAGGATCATCACGGCGCCTTTGTTGAAGATCACCTGGAGTTCCAGGCCGTGGTCGCGGATCACGCCGAGGACCGTTTCCTGATGGGGTTCCCACGTGGCGACGATGACGTGACCCACCGAGATGGGTCCGACGCCCCGGGCTTTCAATTCCGCCACGAATTCCGGCGGCGGTGGGGCGGCAAGGTCGCGCGTCTCTTTGGTCGACGGGTCGTAAATGATGGCACCGTTCTCGGCGACGATGCGGTCGAATAGCTCAAAGTGAGAAAACGTCGTCGCCAGGTCTTCGATTTCGCGGCCGGTGACGAGTAAAAGCTTGCGCCCCGATTCTCGGAGTTTTTTCAGCGCGGCAATCGTGTCGTCGTCGACGCGGCCGTTGTGGGCGATGGTCCCGTCGTAATCGGTCGCGAGGGCGAAGTAACGCAAAGGAATGCTCCGCGAAAGAAGAATTCAAATCATCCACACAGTGAGCAGCCAGTTGCGCGGCGCTGCGCATGCTCCGACCTGCAAACGTCGAGTTTTGTTCCCAACAACGCCCGGCTCAGTGCGAAGGCCTATAGGCAAAGATCATGCCTACTCGGGGCACCGGAATTGCGTCGTGCGATCAGCAAATGGAATCGTGAAGGCGGGAAGGGATGAAAGCAGATGAAAGCCTTTCCTTGCAAAAATGCGGCAGTGATGATTTACAATGAAATGCTGTCGGTTCAGATCGAGACAGTGAGCGTCAAGAAATTTCAGGTCTGGATGTTCGTCACCCGTTCAGGGAGCCGTCATGGAAACGCAAAAAAGCCCAACGTCTTCGGCCACCCCGGAAGTTCATCCGGGTTTGCACGAAATACCGGGGCTGAATCGTATCATTGCGGAAACGCGAAACCGGCTTGGGCGAAGTGTGGAACCGGATGTCGTGCTTTCCGACCTCCGCAACCGCGGTATTCACGCGACCCGGGAGCAAGTCGAGCAGTATTGGAATGAGCAGAACTGAATGGTCGTTATGCCGGGGACGTTTCAACGTCCCCGGCAAACCTTCGGCCAGTGAAATATCGTGCGGTTTTGCTGTTCAGACGCCCCTCATTCTCTCATGATCGG encodes the following:
- the treS gene encoding maltose alpha-D-glucosyltransferase, with translation MSSDALWYKDAIIYEVHVRAFHDGDGDGVGDFDGLTKKLDYLEDLGVTAIWLLPFYPSPLKDDGYDIADYTTVNPQYGSLDEFKTFLAEAHRRGIRVITELVINHTSDQHPWFQRARRAPLGHPDRDFYVWSDTPDKYPGVPIIFPGFETSNWTWDPVAKQYVWHRFYSHQPDLNYDNPAVWDAIFPVVDFWFGLGVDGMRLDAVPYLYERDGTACENLPETHAFLKALRKHVDDRFPDKMFLAEANVWPEEAVDYFGTGDECQMAFHFPLMPRLFMALQQEDRFPIVDVFAQTPAIPDTCQWCLFLRNHDEMTLAMVTDEERDYMYRAYAQERQARIFLGIRHRLAPLVRSDRRRIELLNALLFSLPGTPVVYYGDEIGMGDNIYLGDRNGVRTPMQWSADRNAGFSRANPQKLYLPINIDPEFHYEAVNVEAQQNNPSSLLWWMKRLIAQRKRFTAFGRGTTDFVSANNSKVLAFVRKFESECVLVVANLSRFVQHAAIDLRDFRGIVPEEVFGRSLFPAVGDAPYPLTLGPHGFFWFSLSAATRAPGGPAAVEPAAALPTLRVADDWTELVEGPGRDDLERVLPDVLNGRRAGHVRGEITGCRILSTLSTGIAGLKVRMVTVRIEYQSRLPEIISIPMTFVPEDRAETMLAPLARVGIARVRGPHPGVICEPIALPEYATALPHAVAAGQSFPTPNGFLVAVPLPGFENLAQAEPGEGPPVLVHGHYDNLTVTFGNRLVLKTYRRIEDGTNPDLEIGRYLADRQFTGIAPLVGYVEYRRRGGGEPITLAVLRGYIPHQGDAWQLVLDQLSRFFERVAALSKEQPPVPPPPAPLFGERPDPERRDATTEWQELVGPSLVTARLLGERTAALHAVLAADDTVPTRAPEPFTRTYRRSLYQSLRTLAAGVCGRLKQPGADWPDAVRAAAAGIDDQNLSHKVRDVLDPAITGSRIRCHGDYHLGRLMYTGKDFILVDFEGDASRTTGERRIKRSPLMDVASLIRSLDYAVGTALYGLSNGRGRTPGLVRPEDVATLTPWADAWRTRVAREFVNAYLAAIPPVLLPETVAARAKLLNTLMLERALHEVDYDLAVRPAWAMIPLAAVSRLMSADGVDGVCA
- a CDS encoding HAD-IIB family hydrolase gives rise to the protein MRYFALATDYDGTIAHNGRVDDDTIAALKKLRESGRKLLLVTGREIEDLATTFSHFELFDRIVAENGAIIYDPSTKETRDLAAPPPPEFVAELKARGVGPISVGHVIVATWEPHQETVLGVIRDHGLELQVIFNKGAVMILPSGVNKATGLAAALTELGLSAHNVVGAGDAENDHAFLAACECAVAVSNALPPVQERADIVTAKDHGAGVSELIGRIIDNDLADVRLTRHRTRIGDREGGGDEGVDASDGSVMVCGTSGSGKSTLTTGLLERLAASGHQFVVIDPEGDYSTLDFAVALGSPERAPLADEVLDLLRDPARNAAVNLLGIALDHRPAYFAELLSRLLELRTRTGRPHWIVVDEAHHLIPTNWEPTGHTLPDFVPGALFITVHPGSLSPPVLRFVNTLLAVGGEPAKTVREFCTASGDPVPDVIEVDKLPSGDAVLWRRGANETVVVHSERPKTERKRHLRKYSEGNLGADRSFYFRGPAGKLNLKAHNLVTFLQLANGVDDDTWEFHRGNNEYSQWLRSKVKDPALADEVATIETGDTSAKDSRAEIRAAIERKYTLPTDAPSGKVD